The following are encoded together in the Tripterygium wilfordii isolate XIE 37 chromosome 3, ASM1340144v1, whole genome shotgun sequence genome:
- the LOC119986340 gene encoding squalene monooxygenase SE1-like, producing the protein MVVIDRYIAGTFFASLLGLLLLCIFRFNDKQRKATIKGSNATLKTTSSTRGDYSPDTGSGTDVIVVGAGVAGSALAYTLGKDGRRVHVIERDLTEPDRIVGELLQPGGYLKLVELGLEDCVEDIDAQRVLGYALFKDGKNTRLSYPLENFHSDVAGRSFHNGRFIQKMREKAATLDNVRFEQGIVTSLLKENGTIKGVVYKTKDGQELKAYAPLTFVCDGCFSNLRRSLCNPKVDMPSCFVGLVLENCDLPFANHGHVILADPSPILFYPISSTEVRCLVDVPGQKVPSIANGELAKYLKTMVAPQIPPELQDSFISAIDRGNVRTMPNRSMPADPHPTPGALLMGDAFNMRHPLTGGGMTVALSDIVVLRDLLKPLSNLRDAHSLAKYLESFYTLRKPVASTINTLAGALYRVFSASPDQARKEMRQACFDYLSLGGVYSTGPVALISGLNPRPLSLVLHFFSVAIYGVGRLLLPFPSPKRLWIGVRLILSASGIIFPIIKAEGVRQMFFPASVPAVYRVRAPPVD; encoded by the exons ATGGTGGTGATCGATCGGTATATAGCTGGAACTTTCTTTGCCTCTCTATTGGGGCTTCTTCTTCTCTGCATTTTCCGATTCAATGACAAGCAAAGGAAGGCCACGATTAAGGGCTCCAATGCCACCCTCAAGACCACATCGTCTACCCGTGGAGATTACTCGCCAGATACCGGCTCCGGCACAGACGTCATCGTCGTCGGCGCAGGTGTCGCTGGTTCTGCACTTGCTTACACTCTTGGCAAG GATGGACGACGAGTTCATGTGATTGAAAGAGACTTGACTGAACCAGATAGAATTGTAGGTGAATTGCTTCAGCCAGGGGGCTACCTGAAATTAGTTGAACTGGGTCTTGAGG ATTGTGTGGAGGACATTGATGCCCAGAGAGTGCTTGGATATGCTCTATTCAAGGATGGAAAAAATACTAGATTGTCATATCCCttggaaaattttcattcaGATGTTGCAGGGAGGAGCTTTCACAATGGTCGTTTCAtacagaaaatgagagaaaaagcTGCTACCCTGGACAA TGTACGGTTTGAGCAAGGAATTGTAACATCCcttctcaaagaaaatgggactATCAAGGGCGTTGTTTACAAAACTAAGGATGGTCAAGAACTTAAAGCTTATGCTCCTCTCACATTTGTTTGTGATGGTTGCTTCTCAAATTTGCGCCGATCTCTTTGTAACCCTAAG GTAGACATGCCCTCTTGTTTTGTGGGTTTAGTGCTTGAGAATTGTGATCTTCCTTTTGCGAATCATGGGCATGTAATACTAGCAGATCCTTCACCCATATTGTTTTACCCAATTAGTAGTACCGAGGTTCGCTGTTTGGTTGATGTACCTGGTCAGAAAGTTCCTTCCATTGCCAATGGTGAACTGGCCAAGTACCTAAAAACCATGGTGGCACCACAG ATTCCACCTGAGCTTCAAGACTCTTTTATATCTGCGATTGATAGAGGTAATGTCAGAACTATGCCAAATAGAAGCATGCCAGCTGATCCCCACCCTACTCCTGGAGCCCTTCTGATGGGTGATGCTTTCAACATGCGCCATCCTTTAACTGGAGGTGGAATGACTGTGGCACTATCTGATATTGTTGTTCTTCGGGATCTTCTCAAGCCACTATCAAACCTTCGTGATGCGCATTCTTTGGCAAAATATCTTGAATCCTTTTACACGTTGCGCAAG CCGGTCGCATCTACCATAAATACTCTGGCAGGTGCCTTGTACAGGGTGTTCTCGGCTTCTCCTGATCAAGCTAGGAAGGAAATGCGCCAAGCATGTTTTGATTATTTAAGCCTTGGAGGTGTATATTCGACAGGGCCGGTGGCTTTAATCTCTGGTCTAAACCCTCGTCCACTAAGTTTGGTTCTCCATTTCTTTTCCGTGGCAATATATGGTGTTGGGCGACTGCTGCTACCATTTCCTTCGCCTAAACGCTTGTGGATTGGAGTTAGATTGATATTG AGTGCCTCAGGTATTATATTCCCCATTATCAAGGCGGAGGGAGTGAGGCAAATGTTCTTCCCAGCAAGTGTTCCTGCTGTATATAGAGTTCGAGCTCCTCCTGTCGATTGA